The Megasphaera stantonii genome includes a window with the following:
- a CDS encoding carbon starvation protein A, with translation MNGLYLVIVSALVFVLAYRFYGAFIAAKVLTLNQYKVTPAFRFEDGHDYVPTNKYVVFGHHFAAIAGAGPLVGPVIAAQFGYLPGALWILIGGVLAGAVHDMVILFASMRYDGKSIAEIAKAQIGDKIGLATSFAVLFLNILAMAGMAVVVVNALHDSPWGTFTIGMTIPIAILVGLYLQFLRPGKIQEATIIGVVLVLLAVVVGPSVQASPTLAPIFTISARGVSIALILYGFIAAALPVWLLLAPRDYLSTYMKIGTIGALALGIIIVGPSVEMPAVTQFCAGGGPVITGPVLPYIFITIACGAISGFHCMISTGTTPKMLMNERSILPVGYGAMLTESFVGMMALIAACALQPADYFAINSTAAHFQALGMQVVDLPMLNQMVGEDVAHRPGGAVSLAVGMAHIFSRIPGLDHLMNYWYHFCIMFEALFIMTIIDAGTRVGRYMFQELIGRVWPKFGDPHWLPGGIIASALVSGAWGYIVLQGSLSTIWPIFGVSNQLLAIITLAISSVVICSMGKARYVWVTGFPWAVLTVVIFWADFLNMFEIYLPQGEMLMFTVSAIMAILVIIISVASLKKCMYLAKTVPASYDTTATVEAEELKHLEQLVAQQDDEGARARRFKELTIAHH, from the coding sequence ATGAACGGTTTGTATTTAGTTATTGTTTCTGCACTCGTGTTCGTACTGGCTTACCGCTTTTACGGCGCCTTCATCGCCGCTAAAGTATTGACGCTGAACCAGTACAAAGTCACGCCGGCATTCCGTTTCGAAGACGGCCACGACTATGTTCCGACGAACAAATACGTCGTATTCGGCCATCACTTCGCAGCTATCGCTGGCGCAGGCCCGCTCGTAGGCCCGGTTATTGCCGCTCAGTTCGGTTATTTGCCCGGCGCGTTGTGGATTCTTATCGGGGGCGTCCTCGCAGGGGCCGTACACGATATGGTTATCCTCTTCGCTTCCATGCGCTATGACGGCAAATCCATCGCCGAAATCGCAAAAGCGCAGATCGGCGACAAAATCGGCTTGGCTACGTCCTTCGCCGTATTGTTCCTGAATATCCTCGCTATGGCCGGTATGGCCGTCGTCGTCGTCAACGCCTTGCACGACAGCCCGTGGGGTACCTTCACCATCGGCATGACGATTCCTATTGCTATTCTCGTCGGCTTGTATCTGCAGTTCCTGCGCCCCGGCAAGATTCAGGAAGCTACGATCATCGGCGTCGTCCTCGTATTGCTCGCCGTCGTCGTAGGCCCGTCCGTCCAGGCTTCGCCGACATTGGCTCCTATCTTTACCATTAGCGCCAGAGGCGTCAGCATCGCCTTGATCCTCTACGGTTTCATCGCCGCTGCCCTCCCTGTATGGCTGCTCCTCGCTCCGCGCGATTATTTGTCCACGTACATGAAGATCGGTACGATCGGCGCCTTGGCCCTCGGCATCATCATCGTCGGCCCGAGCGTTGAAATGCCTGCCGTTACGCAGTTCTGCGCCGGCGGCGGCCCGGTTATTACCGGCCCGGTTCTTCCGTACATCTTCATCACTATCGCCTGCGGCGCTATTTCCGGCTTCCACTGCATGATTTCCACAGGCACGACGCCGAAAATGCTCATGAACGAACGCTCTATCCTCCCCGTAGGCTATGGCGCAATGCTTACAGAATCCTTCGTCGGCATGATGGCTTTGATCGCAGCCTGCGCTCTCCAGCCGGCCGACTACTTCGCTATTAACTCTACAGCCGCTCACTTCCAGGCTCTCGGCATGCAGGTCGTTGACCTCCCGATGCTGAACCAGATGGTCGGCGAAGACGTTGCCCATCGTCCCGGCGGCGCCGTTTCCCTGGCAGTCGGCATGGCTCACATCTTCTCCAGAATTCCTGGCCTCGACCACCTCATGAACTACTGGTACCACTTCTGCATCATGTTCGAAGCATTGTTCATCATGACGATCATCGATGCCGGTACTCGTGTCGGCCGTTACATGTTCCAGGAACTTATCGGCCGCGTATGGCCTAAGTTCGGCGATCCCCATTGGCTCCCCGGCGGCATCATCGCTTCCGCATTAGTATCCGGCGCTTGGGGTTACATCGTACTGCAGGGCAGCTTGTCCACGATTTGGCCTATCTTCGGCGTATCCAACCAGTTGCTGGCTATCATTACCTTGGCTATTTCTTCCGTCGTTATCTGCAGCATGGGCAAAGCCCGCTACGTTTGGGTAACAGGCTTCCCCTGGGCTGTTTTGACGGTCGTTATCTTCTGGGCAGACTTCCTCAACATGTTTGAAATCTATCTGCCTCAGGGCGAAATGCTCATGTTTACCGTTTCGGCCATCATGGCTATCCTGGTAATCATCATCAGCGTCGCTTCCCTCAAGAAGTGCATGTACCTGGCTAAGACCGTTCCTGCCAGCTACGATACTACAGCTACCGTAGAAGCAGAAGAACTGAAGCATTTGGAACAGCTCGTCGCTCAGCAGGACGACGAAGGCGCAAGAGCAAGACGCTTCAAAGAATTGACGATTGCTCATCATTAA
- a CDS encoding nicotinate-nucleotide--dimethylbenzimidazole phosphoribosyltransferase encodes MDSVLEQVIAGIGPLNLEKTGECYAKLSSLAVPQDGNLTYLAGRIAGVSDTLQPSLLKKAVVLFAADHAVDGGENKTKGMGSKAAALEIAAGKGHINKVAHQIGAGVLLLDMGLEQNIPESEGVQDLKVMHGSHFWAKGPAMTEDQMLDAMFSGLQIGENLADEHYNALGLGNIGERGLLTAFILTAAFFRDSMNDLPSHMKSQGKLEQLTALMDRLELDAGDPLDLLRRAGSPDIAAMVGLILAAAHRRLLVVFDNAVTGAAVLLSRALCSQVDDYVIPSARYAEPVHQMQMKKMGLKAFFETGQDTDQGMGSVIGLSLLDAAVDMMNKELK; translated from the coding sequence ATGGATAGTGTGCTGGAACAGGTAATCGCCGGTATCGGCCCCCTGAATCTGGAAAAGACCGGCGAGTGCTACGCGAAGCTGTCGAGCCTTGCCGTCCCTCAGGACGGGAATTTGACTTACTTGGCCGGCCGTATTGCCGGCGTCTCCGATACGCTGCAGCCATCGCTGCTGAAAAAAGCCGTCGTCTTATTTGCCGCCGACCACGCCGTCGACGGCGGGGAAAATAAAACGAAGGGCATGGGCAGCAAGGCCGCCGCGCTGGAAATCGCCGCCGGAAAGGGCCATATCAACAAGGTGGCCCATCAGATAGGAGCCGGCGTGTTGCTGCTGGATATGGGACTGGAGCAGAATATTCCCGAATCGGAAGGCGTTCAGGACTTGAAGGTCATGCACGGCAGCCATTTTTGGGCCAAAGGGCCGGCCATGACGGAAGACCAGATGCTGGACGCCATGTTCAGCGGCCTGCAAATCGGAGAAAATCTGGCCGACGAGCATTACAACGCCCTCGGCCTCGGCAATATCGGCGAACGGGGTCTGCTGACGGCCTTTATCCTCACAGCGGCCTTCTTCCGCGATTCTATGAACGACTTGCCGTCCCATATGAAATCGCAGGGCAAGCTGGAGCAGCTGACGGCTCTCATGGACCGGCTGGAACTGGATGCCGGCGATCCTCTGGATTTGCTGCGCCGCGCCGGCTCGCCCGATATCGCCGCCATGGTCGGCCTCATATTGGCGGCGGCCCATCGCCGTCTCCTCGTCGTATTCGACAACGCGGTGACGGGAGCGGCCGTACTGCTCAGCCGGGCCCTCTGCTCTCAGGTAGACGACTACGTCATCCCTTCGGCGCGATATGCCGAGCCGGTTCATCAGATGCAGATGAAAAAGATGGGCCTCAAGGCCTTCTTTGAAACGGGGCAGGATACGGATCAGGGCATGGGCTCGGTCATCGGCTTGTCCCTGCTGGATGCGGCAGTAGACATGATGAATAAGGAATTGAAATAA
- a CDS encoding iron-containing alcohol dehydrogenase family protein — protein sequence MSQSDYTLVLPAFTIGANAYDAIGQVTKPFGKKVVIIGGKTALSKAEKLLLDAIKNTDLEVLGVLWYGDDATYERVDALMAEDAVKNADLIFGVGGGRAIDTCKVVADKVGKPYFAFPTVASNCAPSTAIAVMYNEDKSFAGYYYLPTPPVHTFINMDIIADSPFDLFWAGIGDAMSKECESELASRAADIFHTILLGRALGKVCTEPLLEYGEKALADFKEKKVTYELQQVVLDIIISTGLVSNCTTGHNGVYYYNSSIAHLFYNSSTVLPQVVEGHLHGEIVSFGVLVLLTYDKQFELRDRIAAFYKKAGYPVKLADLDIKADEIDAIVEKAPAITEWNCVPSPLTKEAFKQAIVDTDAFGSAL from the coding sequence ATGTCTCAGTCTGATTACACACTGGTGCTGCCGGCCTTTACGATCGGCGCCAACGCTTACGATGCCATCGGCCAGGTTACGAAGCCTTTCGGCAAAAAAGTCGTCATTATCGGCGGCAAAACGGCCTTGTCCAAAGCGGAAAAGCTGCTCCTCGACGCCATTAAAAACACCGATCTGGAAGTTCTCGGCGTGCTGTGGTACGGCGACGACGCGACGTACGAACGGGTAGACGCCTTGATGGCTGAAGACGCCGTTAAAAATGCCGACCTCATTTTCGGCGTAGGCGGCGGCCGGGCTATCGACACCTGCAAGGTCGTAGCCGATAAAGTCGGCAAGCCCTATTTCGCCTTCCCGACGGTCGCTTCGAACTGCGCTCCGTCTACGGCCATCGCCGTCATGTACAACGAAGATAAATCCTTCGCCGGTTACTACTACCTGCCGACGCCGCCGGTCCATACGTTTATCAATATGGACATCATCGCCGACTCGCCCTTCGACTTGTTCTGGGCCGGCATCGGCGACGCCATGAGCAAGGAATGCGAAAGCGAATTGGCCAGCCGCGCAGCCGACATTTTCCATACGATTCTCCTGGGGCGGGCTTTGGGCAAGGTCTGCACGGAACCGCTTCTCGAATACGGTGAAAAAGCCTTGGCTGACTTCAAGGAAAAGAAGGTCACCTATGAGCTGCAGCAGGTCGTATTGGACATCATCATCAGCACGGGCCTCGTTTCCAACTGCACGACAGGCCACAACGGCGTATACTATTATAACTCGTCTATCGCCCACTTGTTCTACAACTCGTCGACGGTGCTGCCGCAGGTCGTAGAAGGCCATCTCCACGGCGAAATCGTATCCTTCGGCGTACTCGTCCTCTTGACGTACGACAAGCAGTTCGAACTGCGCGACCGGATAGCCGCCTTCTACAAGAAAGCCGGCTATCCGGTCAAGTTGGCCGATTTGGATATCAAAGCCGACGAAATCGACGCGATCGTCGAAAAAGCGCCGGCCATTACGGAATGGAACTGCGTGCCGTCTCCGCTGACGAAAGAAGCCTTCAAGCAGGCGATCGTCGACACGGACGCCTTTGGCAGCGCATTATAA
- the selD gene encoding selenide, water dikinase SelD, with amino-acid sequence MDERIKLTQMASCSGUGAKIGAGELAQLLEGIPTRYDERLIVGYDKSDDASVYVVSEELALVQTVDFFPPIVDDPFLFGQIAAANALSDVYAMGGEPKLAMNVMCINSQMGKDAVRAILQGGYDKAYEAGVLITGGHTIEDKEPKYGLSVTGFVHPQKLLRNSSAREGDVLILTKPLGVGILMTAAQGDMVEEGLLRELHSQMAQLNKAARDIMVRYDVGGCTDVTGFGFLGHAFEMARGSGLTLHVMAGSVPYYGEACEMADMGFIPAGAYRNRAYTDGQVIVRGDIGRAMMDILYDPQTSGGLLIAVSERDCMALLQELQAAIPCAEIVGYAAQREEGALVVE; translated from the coding sequence ATGGATGAAAGGATCAAATTGACTCAAATGGCGTCCTGCTCGGGGTGAGGTGCTAAGATTGGCGCCGGGGAACTGGCGCAGCTGTTGGAAGGTATTCCAACAAGATATGACGAACGGCTGATCGTCGGCTACGATAAGAGCGACGACGCGTCGGTATACGTCGTCAGCGAGGAATTGGCCTTGGTGCAGACCGTCGATTTCTTTCCGCCCATCGTCGACGACCCGTTCTTATTTGGACAAATTGCGGCGGCCAACGCCCTGAGCGATGTGTATGCCATGGGCGGCGAGCCGAAGCTGGCTATGAACGTCATGTGCATCAATTCGCAGATGGGAAAGGATGCCGTCCGGGCTATCCTGCAGGGCGGCTATGATAAGGCCTATGAAGCGGGCGTCCTCATTACAGGCGGCCATACCATAGAAGACAAGGAGCCTAAGTACGGCCTGTCTGTGACGGGCTTCGTCCATCCGCAGAAGCTCCTGCGCAATTCGTCGGCCCGCGAAGGCGACGTATTGATTTTGACCAAGCCCTTAGGCGTAGGCATCCTCATGACGGCGGCCCAGGGAGATATGGTGGAGGAAGGCCTGCTGCGCGAGCTGCACAGCCAAATGGCGCAGCTCAACAAGGCGGCCAGGGATATCATGGTCCGCTACGACGTCGGCGGCTGCACCGACGTGACGGGCTTCGGCTTTTTGGGCCACGCCTTTGAAATGGCCCGGGGAAGCGGCCTTACGCTGCACGTCATGGCGGGAAGCGTTCCCTATTACGGTGAAGCCTGCGAGATGGCCGACATGGGCTTTATTCCCGCCGGCGCATACCGCAACCGGGCTTATACGGACGGGCAGGTCATCGTCAGGGGCGACATCGGCCGGGCTATGATGGATATCCTGTATGACCCGCAGACGTCGGGAGGATTGCTCATCGCCGTCTCGGAACGGGACTGCATGGCCTTGCTGCAAGAATTGCAGGCTGCGATTCCCTGCGCGGAAATCGTAGGCTACGCGGCGCAGCGCGAAGAAGGCGCGCTCGTCGTTGAATAA
- the pta gene encoding phosphate acetyltransferase, with the protein MRFTEDLKARVAKAQKKIVLPETSSPRVLKAAERVLAEGFARIVLVGKLEQIKKDAAKYQIDLTGVEVIDPATYYRMDELCAYFAKRREKKGMTPEKAYEVMVNNYTFFAAGLVALGEADGVVSGAITTSADVIRAGLQVVGPRPGNKTVSSAFILLTNTPQYGDNGILVLGDCGVIPDPTAEQLADIACICVERAERTVQMLRPRVAFLSYSTMGSGAGESVDKVRQAVQILKDRGVEFDFDGEMQADAALVPEVGERKAPGSKVAGHANVLIFPNLDAANIGYKMVQRFANATALGPLVQGLAKPILDLSRGCSTEDVVDVVAVCCSDAITTDIMKKQAAHPFEG; encoded by the coding sequence ATGCGATTTACTGAAGATTTGAAAGCCCGTGTTGCGAAAGCGCAGAAGAAGATTGTTCTTCCGGAAACGAGCAGCCCCCGCGTACTGAAAGCTGCCGAACGTGTTTTGGCCGAAGGCTTTGCCAGAATTGTCCTCGTAGGCAAACTGGAACAAATCAAAAAAGATGCTGCTAAATACCAGATTGACCTTACGGGCGTTGAAGTAATCGACCCGGCAACGTATTACCGCATGGACGAATTGTGCGCATATTTTGCAAAACGCCGCGAAAAGAAAGGCATGACGCCGGAAAAAGCATACGAAGTTATGGTTAACAACTACACCTTCTTCGCTGCCGGCCTCGTTGCTCTCGGCGAAGCTGACGGTGTCGTATCCGGTGCGATTACGACGTCTGCCGACGTTATCCGCGCCGGCCTTCAGGTCGTAGGCCCCCGTCCGGGCAACAAGACCGTATCCAGTGCCTTCATTTTGCTGACCAATACGCCGCAGTACGGCGATAACGGCATCCTCGTACTGGGCGACTGCGGTGTTATTCCCGATCCGACGGCAGAACAGCTGGCTGACATTGCCTGCATCTGCGTGGAACGTGCTGAAAGAACTGTACAGATGTTAAGACCTCGCGTTGCCTTCTTGTCCTACTCCACCATGGGCAGCGGCGCCGGCGAATCTGTCGACAAAGTTCGTCAGGCTGTACAGATCCTGAAAGACCGCGGCGTAGAATTCGACTTCGACGGCGAAATGCAGGCTGACGCCGCGTTGGTACCGGAAGTTGGCGAACGCAAAGCTCCGGGTTCCAAGGTTGCCGGCCATGCCAACGTCCTCATTTTCCCGAACCTCGATGCTGCTAACATCGGCTACAAGATGGTTCAGCGTTTTGCCAACGCAACGGCTCTTGGCCCCTTGGTTCAGGGCTTGGCAAAACCGATTCTCGACTTGTCCCGTGGCTGCTCGACAGAAGACGTCGTAGACGTCGTCGCCGTTTGCTGCTCTGACGCAATTACGACAGATATCATGAAAAAACAGGCCGCTCATCCCTTCGAAGGCTAA
- a CDS encoding NAD(P)/FAD-dependent oxidoreductase: protein MNAVKTYDVIIIGAGPAGIFTALELADTGLSILIVEKGQDIRERIATSRNKNALPKDKVRNVVCGWGGAGAFSDGKLTLTTEYGGNLDDYMSKAELMEKIAYVDDVYCRFGGADRKVYGDENKECIRQMQRKAAAADLRLIPARIRHLGTDVNAQILTNMRDFLDGKIDIMADTAVDHIVVEDGQVRGVIIADQLYACRYLVCAPGREGSEWFVGEVDKLGLKLTSNAVDIGVRVEMPAEILETITDIVYESKLIYFSKSFDDRIRTFCMNPYGFVVEENNDGLLTVNGHSYAHKRSENTNFAILVSKKFTEPFHEPIKYGKYIANLANILGGGVIVQRLGDLLDGRRSTPERILRGLVRPTMPDATPGDLSLVLPYRHLQDIKEMLEALDKVAPGANSRHTLLYGVEVKFYSNRLELNHKLETKIPNFFAIGDGAGITRGLVQASAAGVTVGKEILEREGR, encoded by the coding sequence ATGAACGCTGTAAAAACCTATGACGTCATCATTATCGGGGCCGGGCCGGCCGGTATTTTTACGGCTCTGGAGCTGGCCGATACGGGCCTGAGTATTCTCATCGTGGAAAAGGGGCAGGACATTCGCGAGCGCATTGCGACGAGCCGCAATAAAAACGCCCTGCCTAAGGATAAGGTCCGCAACGTCGTGTGCGGCTGGGGCGGCGCCGGCGCCTTCAGCGACGGCAAGTTGACGCTGACGACGGAATACGGCGGCAATTTGGACGACTACATGTCCAAGGCCGAGCTCATGGAAAAAATAGCCTATGTCGACGACGTATACTGCCGCTTCGGCGGCGCAGACCGCAAGGTATACGGCGACGAAAATAAGGAGTGCATCCGCCAGATGCAGCGCAAGGCCGCGGCGGCTGATTTACGGCTTATTCCGGCGCGGATACGCCACCTCGGCACGGATGTAAACGCCCAGATACTGACGAATATGCGCGACTTCCTCGACGGCAAGATCGACATCATGGCCGATACGGCCGTAGACCATATCGTCGTGGAAGACGGGCAGGTGCGGGGCGTTATCATAGCAGATCAGCTGTATGCCTGCCGCTACCTGGTCTGCGCGCCGGGCCGGGAAGGCTCGGAATGGTTTGTCGGCGAAGTAGACAAGCTGGGCCTCAAGCTGACGTCCAACGCCGTCGATATCGGTGTGCGCGTAGAAATGCCGGCAGAAATTTTAGAGACCATTACCGACATAGTGTACGAATCGAAGCTCATCTATTTCAGCAAGTCCTTCGACGATAGGATTCGTACCTTCTGCATGAATCCCTATGGCTTCGTCGTAGAAGAAAACAACGACGGCCTCTTGACGGTCAACGGCCACAGCTATGCTCACAAGCGCAGCGAAAACACGAACTTTGCCATCCTCGTGTCGAAGAAGTTCACCGAGCCCTTCCACGAGCCGATCAAATACGGCAAATACATCGCCAATTTGGCCAATATCCTCGGCGGCGGCGTCATTGTCCAGCGGCTGGGAGATCTTCTCGACGGCCGCCGTTCGACGCCGGAGCGCATTCTGCGGGGCCTCGTGCGGCCGACGATGCCTGATGCGACGCCGGGCGACTTGTCCCTCGTCCTGCCGTACCGCCACCTGCAGGACATCAAGGAAATGCTCGAGGCGCTGGACAAGGTGGCTCCCGGTGCCAATTCGCGCCATACGCTGCTGTACGGCGTGGAAGTTAAATTTTATTCCAACCGGCTGGAACTGAATCACAAATTGGAAACGAAGATTCCCAATTTCTTTGCCATCGGCGACGGCGCCGGCATTACGCGGGGGCTGGTGCAGGCCTCGGCGGCCGGCGTGACTGTCGGCAAGGAAATCCTGGAACGGGAAGGCCGGTAA
- a CDS encoding LarC family nickel insertion protein — protein sequence MKTLYLDCFSGISGNMFTGMLLQAGVPFDAFQDAMASLKLEGYSLVCESVSKLGIQSVYYNVILDAERHHHAHDGGHDHEHHHHHEHHGSHSHEHLVDTTGHHHHHQHRGLQEITAIIEASPLSDSVKAKSLAVFGELAKAEAKVHGVPVDQIHFHEVGAVDCILDIVGVAWALEYLGIEQIGASPLHVGSGFVRCAHGVMPVPAPATAELLAGIPYYATDIRGELVTPTGAALVKTLASYIGPRPKSFVHDITAYGAGTKDLEIPNVVRGFIGEAESWR from the coding sequence ATGAAGACCTTATACCTCGATTGTTTTTCCGGCATCAGCGGCAATATGTTCACCGGCATGCTTCTGCAGGCCGGCGTGCCCTTCGACGCCTTTCAGGACGCCATGGCTTCGCTGAAGCTGGAAGGATATTCCCTCGTCTGCGAATCCGTTTCCAAGCTGGGAATTCAATCGGTCTATTACAACGTAATTCTTGATGCGGAACGTCATCACCATGCGCACGACGGCGGGCACGATCATGAGCACCATCATCATCACGAACATCACGGTTCGCACAGCCACGAGCATCTCGTCGATACGACGGGCCATCACCATCATCACCAGCACCGCGGCCTGCAGGAAATCACGGCGATTATCGAAGCGTCGCCGCTGTCGGACAGCGTTAAGGCGAAAAGCCTCGCCGTATTCGGCGAGCTGGCAAAAGCCGAGGCAAAGGTTCACGGCGTGCCTGTCGACCAGATTCATTTCCATGAAGTCGGGGCCGTCGACTGCATCCTGGACATCGTCGGCGTTGCCTGGGCTCTCGAATATCTGGGCATAGAGCAAATCGGCGCGTCGCCTCTCCACGTCGGCAGCGGCTTCGTACGCTGCGCCCACGGCGTTATGCCCGTACCGGCTCCGGCTACGGCAGAACTGCTGGCAGGCATTCCCTATTATGCTACGGACATCCGCGGCGAACTCGTCACGCCGACCGGCGCGGCCCTCGTCAAGACCCTGGCTTCCTATATCGGCCCCCGGCCCAAGTCCTTTGTCCATGACATCACGGCTTACGGCGCAGGCACGAAAGACCTGGAAATCCCCAACGTCGTCCGCGGCTTTATCGGAGAAGCTGAATCATGGCGGTAA